A region of the Limibacillus halophilus genome:
AATAAGGAATTGGCTCAGATTGCAGCCCAAGAGGCTGCCGTTGCCAAAGAGCGACGTGAGTTAGAGACACAGGTCGCGGGCTTGAGGCCGGAGAGCCTTGACCTCGACTTACTCGATGAACGAGCACGGCTTTTACTCAATTATGGCAGCGGCGACGAAGCCGTTGTTTGGCTCGGTGAAGCATCTGGCGAGAGTGCTGTCGAGCCGGTCACGGGCGAAGATAACCAATAACAAGTTAAACAAAGAAAATGCGGCAATTGCAATGAGTTAACGCTCATTGCAATTTGTCGTTTTTAGCCTTACTTTGAGATTGTTATGGAACGCGACCGCCCTGACGCGGCCGCCCAGCAATCAAAAGCGGGGAGAGCCAATGGCGACCAAGAGTGGTGCTGCCGCCAGTAAGGCGGCTTCTGGAGCGACTCGTTCGCGAAGCCGCAAAGCCACAACGGCCCAAAAGTCTCGAACTCAAAAGGCCGGATCCACAAATTACAGTGCCGACGAACTTCTGAAGTATTACCGCGACATGCTGCTGATCCGACGCTTCGAGGAGAAGGCCGGGCAGATGTACGGCATGGGCCTGATAGGTGGGTTCTGTCACCTTTATATCGGCCAGGAAGCGGTCGTAACGGGCATTCAAGCCTCAATGCAGGAAAGCGATTCGGTCGTGGCTTCCTATCGGTGCCATGGCCACATGCTCGCTTGCGGTATGGACGCCAAGGGCGTGATGGCGGAATTGACTGGCCGGCGCGGCGGCTATTCCAAGGGTAAGGGTGGCTCCATGCATATGTTTAGCCGCGAGAAGAACTTCTTCGGTGGCCACGGCATAGTGGGCGCTCAGGTACCGATTGGCACCGGCATAGCCTTCGCGCAAAAGTATCTGGGCGAGAACAGTGTTCATTTCTGCTACTTGGGTGACGGCGCGGTTAACCAGGGACAAGTTTACGAATCCTTCAATATGGCCGCGCTCTGGAAAATCCCGATCGTCTATGTAATCGAGAACAACCGCTACGGAATGGGAACCAGCGTGCAGCGCGCGTCTGCATCAACCGAGCTTTATAAACGCGGAATGGCTTACGGCATTCCAGGCGTTCAAGCCGACGGCATGGATGTAATCAAAGTGCGTGACGTCGCACGTGAAGTGATCCAGAAGGTTCGTGGTGGCGCGGGGCCCTATATTCTCGAAGTCATGACCTATCGATATCGCGGGCATTCAATGTCTGACCCGGCGAAGTATCGGTCTCGCGAGGAAGTTCAGAAAATGCGCAGCGAGCATGATCCGATAGATCAACTCAAAAAGCTGATTCTGGACAACAAACTCGGCGAGGAAGATGCGTTGAAGAAGATCGACCGCGAGGTGAAAGATATTGTCTCAGATGCCGCGGAATTCGCTCAGAACAGCCAGGAGCCGGATCCGTCTGAGCTCTACACAGATGTTTATGCAGCGCCGCTTTAGGGCAGCCGGTAACAGGATATAGGGAGGCCGCAGGATGCCTATCGAGATTTTGATGCCGGCGCTATCGCCCACCATGACGGAAGGCAAGCTGGCAAAGTGGTTGGTTAAGGAGGGGGACGATATTTCCTCCGGCGACGTTATCGCCGAGATCGAAACCGACAAGGCCACCATGGAAGTGGAGGCGGTCGAGGAGGGGAAGCTCGGCAAGATATTGGTTGCAGAAGGAACAGAGGGTGTGGCCGTCAACGCCGCTATCGCTTTGCTGCTGGAGGAAGGTGAGGATGCCGGCGCTCTCGAAGGCGCAGGCGGCGGTGAAACCATAGCTGCGCCAAAGGCTGCGGCAGCGGAGGCCGAAGCGTCGACGCCAGCCGCGATGCCTGCGCCGGTGGTCTCCGCCCAGAGCAGTGATCCTGAACCCGAACCGGAATGGGACGGCGAAACCGAGACCTTGACCGTGCGCGAGGCTTTGCGCGACGCGATGGCCGAGGAAATGCGTGCCGATTCAAAAGTATTTGTAATGGGTGAAGAGGTCGCTGAGTACCAGGGCGCTTATAAGGTCACGCAAGGGTTGTTGGAGGAGTTTGGGGCCAAGCGTGTCATTGATACGCCTATAACCGAGATGGGGTTTGCCGGCCTGGGCACGGGCGCGGCCTATTACGGGTTGAGACCCATCGTCGAATTCATGACCTGGAACTTCGCCATGCAGGCGGTTGATCACATCATCAACTCGGCGGCAAAGCAGCTTTATATGTCAGGCGGTCAAGTGAACGTTCCCATTGTTTTCCGTGGTCCCAACGGTGCCGCAGCACGTGTTGCCGCTCAGCACTCGCAGGACTATGCGAGTTGGTATGCGCATATACCCGGCATCAAGGTGGTGGCGCCTTACAGTGCCGCCGATGCGAAAGGGTTGCTGAAGGCAGCTATTCGTGATCCGGATCCCGTTGTCTTCTTGGAAAATGAGATACTTTATGGGCAATCGTTCGAGGTTCCCAAGAGCAACGATTGGGTTGTGCCGATTGGTAAGGCCAAAGTCGTTCGCAAAGGCAGCGACGTAACGATCGTTGCCTACGCAATTTGTGTGGCCAAGGCATTGCAGGCCGCTGAGAAACTGGCGGAAGACGGGATTGAGGCAGAAGTCATCGACCTGCGCAGTCTGCGGCCTCTCGATGCGGCAACAATCATCCAGTCGGTCAAGAAGACCAATAGAATCGTTAGCGTCGAGGAGGGTTGGGGGCCCTGCGGCATTGGGTCGGAAATCGCCGCCATTTGCATGGAACAGGCGTTTGACTGGTTGGATGCTCCGGTCGCACGTGTTTGCGGTAAGGATGTGCCGCTTCCTTATGCGGCCAATCTCGAAAAACTGGCGTTACCTCAGGCTGAGGATGTTGTGGCAGCCGCTAAAGCCGTTTGTTATGCGGATTGATCTTAGGACTTTGATATGCCTGGGGCTTCTCAAGCGAAGTGGCCAGGGCGCGGAGGACCAACTATGACCGTGAAGGTTCTTATGCCGGCGTTATCACCCACGATGACAGAGGGCAAACTGGCGAAGTGGCTGGTTAAGGAAGGTGATGAAGTCGCCTCCGGCGATGTCATCGCCGAGATCGAGACCGACAAGGCAACCATGGAGGTTGAGGCCGTCGAGGAAGGCGTTGTCGGTAAGATTGTCGTGGCAGAAGGCACAGAGGGCGTTCCCGTTAACGACGTGATCGCAATCCTGCTTG
Encoded here:
- a CDS encoding FtsB family cell division protein translates to MVQEIRKRGVAVSLQAFAACMVVYFGYHAVQGERGFLSYVKLNKELAQIAAQEAAVAKERRELETQVAGLRPESLDLDLLDERARLLLNYGSGDEAVVWLGEASGESAVEPVTGEDNQ
- the pdhA gene encoding pyruvate dehydrogenase (acetyl-transferring) E1 component subunit alpha encodes the protein MATKSGAAASKAASGATRSRSRKATTAQKSRTQKAGSTNYSADELLKYYRDMLLIRRFEEKAGQMYGMGLIGGFCHLYIGQEAVVTGIQASMQESDSVVASYRCHGHMLACGMDAKGVMAELTGRRGGYSKGKGGSMHMFSREKNFFGGHGIVGAQVPIGTGIAFAQKYLGENSVHFCYLGDGAVNQGQVYESFNMAALWKIPIVYVIENNRYGMGTSVQRASASTELYKRGMAYGIPGVQADGMDVIKVRDVAREVIQKVRGGAGPYILEVMTYRYRGHSMSDPAKYRSREEVQKMRSEHDPIDQLKKLILDNKLGEEDALKKIDREVKDIVSDAAEFAQNSQEPDPSELYTDVYAAPL
- a CDS encoding pyruvate dehydrogenase complex E1 component subunit beta; its protein translation is MPIEILMPALSPTMTEGKLAKWLVKEGDDISSGDVIAEIETDKATMEVEAVEEGKLGKILVAEGTEGVAVNAAIALLLEEGEDAGALEGAGGGETIAAPKAAAAEAEASTPAAMPAPVVSAQSSDPEPEPEWDGETETLTVREALRDAMAEEMRADSKVFVMGEEVAEYQGAYKVTQGLLEEFGAKRVIDTPITEMGFAGLGTGAAYYGLRPIVEFMTWNFAMQAVDHIINSAAKQLYMSGGQVNVPIVFRGPNGAAARVAAQHSQDYASWYAHIPGIKVVAPYSAADAKGLLKAAIRDPDPVVFLENEILYGQSFEVPKSNDWVVPIGKAKVVRKGSDVTIVAYAICVAKALQAAEKLAEDGIEAEVIDLRSLRPLDAATIIQSVKKTNRIVSVEEGWGPCGIGSEIAAICMEQAFDWLDAPVARVCGKDVPLPYAANLEKLALPQAEDVVAAAKAVCYAD